The sequence TTTAATTCTTTTTGAAAAATTAAAGAAAATTTTAGATGACAATAATTTATGATATTCTGCAGATTTTGGAACTCTTTTAGGTGCAATTAGACATAAAGGATTTATTCCATGAGATGATGATATGGATTTAATTATTTCTTTTGAAACATTTCAATTTTTAAAAGAAAATTATAAAGATAATATTTTAGTAAGTGATTTGGAAAATTCACCTTTTTGATTTGCAAAATGAAATATTCCAGGAAGTGATTTATTTATTGATTTATTTATTTTAGTTAAAACCAATCATTTAAAATCTAAAAAATTATATTCATTGAAATGAAAGTTAATTTTTGCAAAATTATGAGTTAATGGTATCTTTACCAAAAATAAATTTAGTAAAAATACTTTACAATTTTTAGCTAATATTTTTTTGTTTTTCATTAGAAAACAATCTATAAGTGAATTAATTCATCAAATTGAAGATAGCAATGGTGAGAACTATATTGTTCTTGATTTTCCTTTAAAGAAAAACTGAAAAACAGGGTTATTACCACTCGAAATAATAGAAACCAAAGAAATAGCGTTTGAAAATACTTCAATTAAAGTTTATAAAAATGCTCACGAAGTGCTTTTAAAAAGGTTTGGTCCAAATTATATGACACCAATTGATAATAAAATTAGACACACTAGTTTATTTAAGGTCAAGAGAGAAAATAGAAAAGAGAAATGAATACAATGAAATTTAAAATAGAAAATGCTATTATTTTTGCTGCAGGAAAGGGTTCTAGAATGAGCCCGCTTACAGAACATTGTCCAAAACCTTTAATTAAAGTTCATAAAGAACCAATGATTGAAAGAAATATTAAATTTCTTTTGAAAAACAATATAAAAAAGATTTATGTAGTTGTTGGTTATTTAGCACATCAATTTAAATATTTGGAAAAAAAATATAATGTTAAACTAATTTTCAATAAACATTGAAATACAGCTAATAATATTGGATCTTTGCTGGTTTCTAAAAAATATTGAAATAACACTCTTTACATTGAGGGTGATATTTTTTTAAAAAAAGATATTTTTTCAAAATTAATTAATAAAATTTATCAGCATAGTAATAAATCTGTAATGTTTGGTGCTTTATCTAAAACTAAGAAAAGTGAATGAGTTTTTAAAATTAATGCAAAAAATAAAGTCACATCTCATACTCTTGTAAAAAATTCACAAAATAAATTTATTTGAACAGGAATTTTTTATGTAAATCATATTTTAGCTAATCAAATCAGAACTAAAATTGACAATTATTTTTATGAAAAAAATGGAAAAAATCAGCAGAATTTTGCAGAAACTTTTTTGTTTGGTCAAGCAGAAAAGTTTATATTAGAACAAATTTCAGAAAATGATTTTTATGAACTAGATAACTATAATGATCTTTTAAAAATTGATCCTTCATATCGGAACCATTCAGAAACTTTATTATTTACAGCTGGTCCAACTAATATTATTCCCGAAACTTCTGAAATTCTTTCAAAAGGAATTGTGCATCATCGTTCTCAATTAATGACTAAGTACATTGAAAGTACAGTAGAAAAAATGAAAATTATTTTTGAAGCTCCTAATTCATACCCTTATTTAGTTACAACTTCTGGCACAGGAGTTATGGAATCATTAGTAGTTAATTTAGTAAATCAAAATGACAAAATTTTACTAATTAATACAGGGGATTTTGGTGAAAGATTCAAAGAAATGTTTGAAACGTTTAATTTTGAAAATATCATTGAACTTAAATATAATTTAGGAAAAACTTATAAGCTTTCACAAGTAAAAAAAACATTAAGTGAACATAAAGATATTAAGGCAATTTTTGTAACTTACCATGAAACATCAACTGGTGTTTTAAATAATTTGAAACAATTAGGTGAACTAACTAAAAATACAGATATTTTACTAGTTGTTGATTCTGTGTCTGCAATAATTGCAGAAGAATTAAAATTTGAAGAATGAAATGTGGATGCTGCAACAGGTTCTACTTCAAAAGCTTTTGGTTTACCTCCAGGATTATCTGTAGTTTGTTTATCAGAAAAAGCTGTTAAAAGAATGTATCAAGTTAATAATCCGCGATATTATTTTGATTTAAGAAAATATCATGAATTTTATCAAAATTACAAACAAACTCCTTTTACTCCTGCAGTTTCTTTAATTTTAGCTTTAGAAGCAAGTGCTGATGTACTGCTAAATATTTCTATTGAAAAAATTAGAAAAGACACTTTAAAAAGATATACATTTTTAAAAAATGAATTACTTAAACTGGGTTTTGAAGAAGCAGTTGAAGGAGATTTTTCTAAAAATTTATTAGTAATGAAAGTTCCTGCACACATTGATGCAAAACATATGCGAGATTTTATAAATATTAATCATAATATTTATTTTGAAATTGGTCGCTTAAAAAGAACACACACTCATACAAGAATTGGTATTCCTAGTGTTTGCAATGACAAAGATATTAAAAATCTTGCTAATAAAATTAAGCAATATTTAAAAAACTATAAATAAAAAACCACTCATTATAATAATGGTTGGTTTTTTA comes from Mycoplasma iguanae and encodes:
- a CDS encoding LicD family protein, with product MLEKQKNILILFEKLKKILDDNNLWYSADFGTLLGAIRHKGFIPWDDDMDLIISFETFQFLKENYKDNILVSDLENSPFWFAKWNIPGSDLFIDLFILVKTNHLKSKKLYSLKWKLIFAKLWVNGIFTKNKFSKNTLQFLANIFLFFIRKQSISELIHQIEDSNGENYIVLDFPLKKNWKTGLLPLEIIETKEIAFENTSIKVYKNAHEVLLKRFGPNYMTPIDNKIRHTSLFKVKRENRKEKWIQWNLK
- a CDS encoding aminotransferase class V-fold PLP-dependent enzyme; this encodes MKFKIENAIIFAAGKGSRMSPLTEHCPKPLIKVHKEPMIERNIKFLLKNNIKKIYVVVGYLAHQFKYLEKKYNVKLIFNKHWNTANNIGSLLVSKKYWNNTLYIEGDIFLKKDIFSKLINKIYQHSNKSVMFGALSKTKKSEWVFKINAKNKVTSHTLVKNSQNKFIWTGIFYVNHILANQIRTKIDNYFYEKNGKNQQNFAETFLFGQAEKFILEQISENDFYELDNYNDLLKIDPSYRNHSETLLFTAGPTNIIPETSEILSKGIVHHRSQLMTKYIESTVEKMKIIFEAPNSYPYLVTTSGTGVMESLVVNLVNQNDKILLINTGDFGERFKEMFETFNFENIIELKYNLGKTYKLSQVKKTLSEHKDIKAIFVTYHETSTGVLNNLKQLGELTKNTDILLVVDSVSAIIAEELKFEEWNVDAATGSTSKAFGLPPGLSVVCLSEKAVKRMYQVNNPRYYFDLRKYHEFYQNYKQTPFTPAVSLILALEASADVLLNISIEKIRKDTLKRYTFLKNELLKLGFEEAVEGDFSKNLLVMKVPAHIDAKHMRDFININHNIYFEIGRLKRTHTHTRIGIPSVCNDKDIKNLANKIKQYLKNYK